A region from the Streptosporangium sp. NBC_01756 genome encodes:
- a CDS encoding type II toxin-antitoxin system Phd/YefM family antitoxin gives MTVLPLADARARLSGIIESAVSTHERFEITRNGLPAAVLLAADDYETMREMIEILASEETVSAIREGLADLEAGRTHSSAEVEAELRRTGRL, from the coding sequence ATGACAGTTCTTCCGCTGGCTGACGCACGTGCCCGGCTGTCCGGCATCATCGAGTCCGCTGTCAGCACCCATGAGCGGTTTGAGATCACTCGCAATGGTCTGCCCGCAGCCGTGCTGCTGGCGGCGGACGACTACGAGACGATGCGCGAGATGATCGAGATACTCGCCTCCGAAGAGACCGTGTCAGCCATCCGCGAGGGGCTCGCCGACCTGGAAGCGGGGCGCACCCACTCCTCGGCGGAGGTGGAGGCCGAGCTGCGCCGGACCGGCCGCCTGTGA
- a CDS encoding MarR family winged helix-turn-helix transcriptional regulator, with product MATTTRTTDRGTSYFPQLAAERLDIALCRASAAVARAADVHATREGIGVGQHLVLQMLGAVGPCSQQTLSEELRIDRSVMVGVCDDLERAGHVRRERNPRDRRSYAVTITDSGRRRLAEAQAAVPAFLADTFHVLTDDERGQLSAILAKLLQAGIGGS from the coding sequence ATGGCGACAACGACCAGAACGACGGACCGCGGGACGTCCTACTTTCCGCAGCTCGCCGCCGAGCGGCTGGACATCGCGCTGTGCCGGGCCTCGGCCGCCGTGGCCCGCGCCGCCGACGTGCACGCCACCAGAGAAGGGATCGGAGTCGGGCAGCACCTTGTGCTCCAGATGCTCGGCGCCGTCGGCCCCTGCTCTCAGCAGACGCTCAGCGAGGAGCTCCGGATCGACCGCAGCGTCATGGTCGGCGTCTGCGACGACCTGGAGCGGGCAGGCCACGTCCGCAGGGAGCGCAACCCCCGCGACCGGCGCTCCTACGCCGTCACCATCACCGACTCAGGCCGCCGGCGGCTCGCCGAGGCCCAGGCCGCGGTCCCCGCCTTCCTTGCGGACACCTTCCACGTTCTCACCGACGACGAGCGCGGCCAGCTGAGCGCGATCCTCGCCAAACTCCTGCAGGCCGGCATCGGCGGCTCTTGA
- a CDS encoding helix-turn-helix domain-containing protein, with translation MSQMDLAIQADISTRHLSFVETGRSKPSRDMILRLAEELELPLRERNHLLLAGGFAPVYAETPLNSPQMSSVREALGQVLSGHEPYPAVVVDQRWNLVDRNAATGVLLRGVAPELLVPPVNVLRLSLHPKGMAQRIINLGEWRAHLLHRLRRQMSLTADPELAALWHELDEYPCDQPEPEIERPGPGDIVIPLRLRRGYRELAFFSTMATFGTPLDITVAELAIEAYFPANPETAAYLQHQHHPD, from the coding sequence ATGAGCCAGATGGACCTCGCCATCCAGGCGGACATCTCCACCCGGCATCTGAGCTTCGTGGAGACCGGCCGGTCCAAGCCGAGCCGAGACATGATCCTGCGCCTCGCCGAGGAGCTGGAGCTTCCCCTCCGCGAGCGCAACCATCTGCTGCTGGCCGGCGGGTTCGCACCGGTCTATGCGGAGACGCCGCTCAACTCACCGCAGATGTCCTCGGTCAGGGAGGCCCTCGGCCAGGTGCTGAGCGGGCACGAGCCGTACCCGGCCGTGGTCGTGGACCAGCGCTGGAACCTGGTGGACCGCAACGCCGCCACCGGCGTGCTGCTGCGCGGCGTCGCGCCGGAACTGCTTGTCCCGCCGGTCAACGTGCTCCGGCTGAGCCTGCACCCCAAGGGGATGGCCCAGCGGATCATCAACCTGGGTGAGTGGCGCGCCCACCTGCTCCACCGGCTGCGCCGCCAGATGAGCCTCACCGCCGACCCCGAACTGGCCGCGCTCTGGCACGAGCTCGACGAATACCCCTGCGACCAGCCGGAGCCCGAGATAGAACGGCCGGGCCCCGGGGACATCGTGATCCCGCTGCGGCTGCGGCGTGGCTACCGGGAACTCGCCTTCTTCAGCACGATGGCCACCTTCGGTACCCCGCTGGACATCACCGTCGCCGAACTGGCCATCGAGGCCTACTTCCCGGCCAACCCCGAGACCGCCGCCTACCTGCAGCACCAGCACCACCCGGACTGA
- the secA2 gene encoding accessory Sec system translocase SecA2, with amino-acid sequence MTQLFRRFLERPGSIDLAPFERTVTAAGTREKRLEELEELPRPSGDDLVELCAIMRETARRTLGLRPYDVQLVGMLALLSGNVAEMATGEGKTLSGAMAAAGYALQGKRVHVISVNDYLAQRDAEWMGPLYDALGVSVGWIAESSTPDERRAAYAKDVTYGAVSEIGFDVLRDRTRTDPADLVVPEPGVALVDEADSVLVDEARVPLVLAGATDPGDAVPEMAALVRQLVKGYHYELDDQARNVHLTTKGIDTVEQALGLELYDDAATLTEVNLALHAHALLTKDVDYIVRDGKVHLINPSRGRVALLQRWPDGLQAAVEAKEKLAPSETGEILDSITVQGLITRYPEKCGMTGTAVAVGDQLREFYDLKVAVVPSNRPCVRTDEPDRLFEYAMDRDHALVDEIVEVHESGRPILIGTLNVAESERLSLTLAGRGLECVVLNAKNDAEEASIIARAGERGAITVSTQMAGRGTDIRLGEGVDELGGLYVIGSGRHTSSRLDDQLRGRAGRQGDPGGSVFFVSGEDELITHYVADEYAKGVPDRALVGHAQRVAEGVNMEIHRNTWRYTRLLEDHRSKVLGLREKVLRGHSAGDALAGALPERWSELVDTAGEEVLQEAARQIVLFHLDRGWAEHLAFLAELREGIHLRALGRLSPIEEFNKEAKLTFERLLAEIESRSIATFETAAITADGLDHDGAGLRRPTATWTYLVQDNPFGTEWERILNRLSTKVRRRR; translated from the coding sequence ATAACTCAGCTTTTCAGGCGTTTCCTGGAGCGTCCCGGCTCCATCGATCTGGCGCCGTTCGAACGCACCGTGACCGCCGCCGGGACCCGGGAGAAGCGGCTTGAGGAGCTTGAGGAGCTGCCCCGGCCCTCGGGGGACGACCTGGTCGAGCTCTGCGCGATCATGCGAGAGACCGCGCGCCGCACCCTGGGCCTGAGGCCGTACGACGTGCAGCTCGTGGGCATGCTCGCCCTGCTGTCCGGCAACGTGGCGGAGATGGCCACCGGTGAGGGCAAGACGCTGTCCGGGGCGATGGCCGCCGCCGGATACGCCCTGCAGGGCAAGCGAGTGCACGTGATCTCGGTCAACGACTATCTGGCCCAGCGGGACGCCGAGTGGATGGGCCCGCTGTACGACGCGCTGGGCGTCTCGGTCGGCTGGATCGCGGAGAGCTCCACCCCGGACGAGCGCCGGGCCGCCTACGCCAAGGACGTCACGTACGGGGCGGTCAGCGAGATCGGCTTCGACGTGCTCCGGGACCGGACCCGCACCGACCCGGCCGACCTGGTCGTGCCGGAGCCGGGGGTGGCGCTGGTCGACGAGGCCGACTCGGTGCTGGTGGACGAGGCCAGGGTGCCGCTGGTGCTGGCGGGGGCCACCGACCCGGGTGACGCCGTGCCGGAGATGGCCGCACTGGTCCGCCAGCTGGTCAAGGGTTACCACTACGAGCTCGACGACCAGGCGCGCAACGTCCACCTGACCACCAAGGGCATCGACACCGTCGAGCAGGCCCTGGGCCTGGAGCTCTACGACGACGCCGCCACACTGACCGAGGTCAACCTGGCCCTGCACGCGCACGCCCTGCTGACCAAGGACGTCGACTACATCGTGCGCGACGGCAAGGTCCACCTGATCAACCCGTCCCGGGGCCGGGTGGCGCTGCTGCAGCGCTGGCCGGACGGCCTGCAGGCCGCGGTCGAGGCCAAGGAGAAGCTGGCCCCGTCGGAGACCGGTGAGATCCTCGACTCGATCACCGTCCAGGGACTGATCACCCGTTATCCCGAGAAGTGCGGTATGACGGGCACGGCGGTCGCGGTCGGCGACCAGCTCCGCGAGTTCTACGACCTCAAGGTGGCCGTGGTCCCCTCCAACCGGCCGTGCGTGCGGACCGACGAACCCGACCGGCTCTTCGAGTACGCCATGGACCGGGACCACGCGCTCGTCGACGAGATCGTCGAGGTGCACGAGTCCGGGCGGCCGATCCTGATCGGCACGCTGAACGTGGCCGAGTCCGAGCGGCTCTCCCTGACCCTGGCCGGACGCGGCCTGGAGTGCGTGGTCCTCAACGCCAAGAACGACGCCGAGGAGGCGTCGATCATCGCCAGGGCCGGGGAACGCGGCGCGATCACCGTCTCCACCCAGATGGCGGGGCGCGGCACCGACATCCGCCTCGGTGAGGGCGTGGACGAGCTCGGCGGGCTGTACGTCATCGGCTCCGGCCGGCACACCAGCAGCCGCCTGGACGACCAGCTCCGCGGCCGCGCCGGCCGCCAGGGCGACCCCGGCGGGTCGGTCTTCTTCGTGAGCGGCGAGGACGAGCTGATCACCCACTACGTCGCCGACGAGTACGCCAAGGGCGTGCCCGACCGTGCCCTCGTGGGCCACGCCCAGCGCGTCGCCGAGGGCGTCAACATGGAGATCCACCGCAACACCTGGCGCTACACCCGTCTCCTCGAAGACCACCGGAGCAAGGTCCTCGGCCTGCGTGAGAAGGTCCTGCGCGGCCACTCGGCCGGTGACGCGCTCGCCGGGGCCCTTCCCGAACGATGGTCGGAGCTGGTGGACACCGCAGGCGAGGAGGTGCTCCAGGAGGCCGCACGGCAGATCGTGCTGTTCCATCTCGACCGCGGCTGGGCCGAGCACCTCGCCTTCCTGGCCGAGCTCCGCGAGGGGATCCACCTGCGTGCCCTCGGCCGCCTCAGCCCGATCGAGGAGTTCAACAAGGAGGCCAAGCTCACCTTCGAGCGCCTGCTGGCCGAGATCGAGTCCCGCTCGATCGCCACCTTCGAGACCGCCGCCATCACCGCCGACGGTCTCGACCACGACGGCGCGGGCCTCAGGCGCCCCACCGCCACCTGGACCTACCTCGTCCAGGACAACCCCTTCGGCACCGAGTGGGAGCGCATCCTCAACCGCCTCAGCACCAAGGTCCGCCGCCGCCGCTGA
- a CDS encoding type II toxin-antitoxin system RelE family toxin: MTGRYELHLTRRARQDLAERLPAKVVPAVWEFITGPLLDNPRRVGKPLDEPLAPQWSARRGDYRVLYLIDDGRIVVQVITVQHRADAYRSR; the protein is encoded by the coding sequence GTGACCGGGCGCTACGAACTTCACCTCACCCGCCGCGCCAGACAGGACCTCGCCGAGCGCCTGCCCGCGAAGGTCGTGCCCGCGGTCTGGGAGTTCATCACCGGGCCACTGCTGGACAACCCTCGCCGGGTCGGCAAACCTCTTGACGAACCTCTCGCCCCCCAATGGTCCGCCCGCCGTGGCGACTACCGGGTTCTGTATCTGATCGACGACGGCCGGATCGTGGTTCAGGTGATCACCGTTCAGCACCGGGCGGACGCCTACCGGTCGCGTTAG